A portion of the Juglans microcarpa x Juglans regia isolate MS1-56 chromosome 1D, Jm3101_v1.0, whole genome shotgun sequence genome contains these proteins:
- the LOC121261753 gene encoding uncharacterized protein LOC121261753 — protein MGRVLAMMVALSMVVLVVAQRDESFWKKPEPEPTPSPPSPPEEAPPGGGGGDDCGKDCELKCWIWQHVPKHYAICLDLCKVHCKQFTISDATYNCTFACADSMAATKFGSDKEDYVDVCFNKCRKNGN, from the exons ATGGGGAGAGTCCTGGCAATGATGGTGGCGCTATCTATGGTTGTGCTAGTCGTGGCACAACGTGACGAGTCTTTCTGGAAAAAACCAGAACCAGAACCAACTCCATCTCCCCCTTCCCCACCAGAGGAAGCACCACCCGGCGGCGGTGGTGGTGATGATTGCGGTAAAGATTGTGAACTGAAGTGTTGGATCTGGCAACATGTCCCCAAGCATTACGCTATATGCTTAGACCTTTGTAAGGTACACTGCAAGCAGTTCACCATCTCTGATGCCACCTATAATTGCACCTTTGCTTGTGCTGACTCAATGGCGGCCACCAAGTTTGGCTCAG ATAAAGAAGATTATGTGGATGTCTGCTTCAATAAGTGCAGGAAGAATGGTAATTAA
- the LOC121247774 gene encoding uncharacterized protein LOC121247774 produces MALVQRFGKPDIFLTMTCNPSWKEILDELGPQEEAQNRPDLIARIFRAKLEELKDELFKREIFGKVSAYVYVIEHQKRGLPHAHFLIILQRDWKIYAPESFDEIVSAEIPDKERNLHLHKTVIRHMMHGPCGVLNPNNVCMKTNDSCKNHFPKGFASNTTVGIDCFPQYRRCDNGITVKVRGKNLDNRWVVPHNLYLLAKFDCHLNVEICSTIKAVKYLYKYIYKGHDRVAFNLIPGQNIQDIDEIQQFQSARWIAPPEAMWRIYGFILNEMYPSVYSLHLHLEDQHLVAFHAHNDLNNVLRSDFTAKSMLTEFFSTNQANENARRLLYKEFPESFVWNQKHKIWTPRKKKTVIGRIVIASPFEGEMYYLRILLNHIRDPLSFDHIKTVGNVTAPTFREAATLYGLLQRDTSLQDCMQEASLYQIPHSLRRLFATILVYCNPTNPRELWEYFEQDMSSDFQTSVATSADIRTKVLRSISSTLESMGKDINMFHLIEHDVSFDQNETESREINDEFAVLIPEEDLMASMSLNPEQQHAYKSILQKVVLNESAAFFIDGPGGTGKTFLYKALLATVISRNLIALATASSGVAASILPGGRTAHSRFKISLDLDKNSTCCVSKQGALAKLLRLAKLIIWNEAPMSRKECMQALDKILRDITDSRLLFGGKIILFGGDFRQVLPVIRKGTRQEEVNASLASSYLWSTLTKIRLSENMRARFDPNFSNYLLQVGNGTTPITIENKIKISNEMLIPYKNDVESLDDLIDAVFQDIGSYSKNLSEMTNRAILTPNNNSVDEINTILIQRFPGTVTQYYSFDETIDTSEQGIMEDFLNTLTPNGLPPHELLLKKNCPIILLRNVNPSEGLCNGTRLICRNFERNIIDAEIAVGHHTRKRVFIPRIPFLPNADDNSGFNMRTVYTSIKNITPSTRNWSIKMIVSDKSPKCTAQHSPTKYQNLTLIDPEGNRLQATIFGKDIDLRNDMLHIFRSYYISNAYVKPLDPKHRIEAHEYQ; encoded by the exons atggctttagtcCAACGCTTTGGAAAACCGGACATCTTTTTAACCATGACATGTAACCCAAGTTGGAAAGAAATCTTAGATGAGTTGGGTCCACAAGAAGAAGCACAAAATCGTCCTGATTTGATTGCACGTATCTTtagagcaaaattagaagaactgAAGGATGAATTATTCAAACGGGAGATATTTGGGAAAGTTTCAGCATATGTATATGTCATTGAACATCAGAAAAGAGGACTACCACATGCACATTTCTTGATCATACTACAAAGAGATTGGAAAATCTATGCTCCagaatcttttgatgaaattgtatcAGCAGAAATACCTGACAAAGAGAGAAATTTACATTTGCACAAGACAGTAATAAGACATATGATGCATGGTCCCTGTGGAGTACTAAATCCAAACAATGTGTGTATGAAAACAAATGACAGTTGTAAAAACCACTTTCCAAAAGGCTTTGCATCTAACACAACTGTTGGAATCGATTGTTTCCCACAATACAGACGTTGTGATAATGGAATAACTGTCAAAGTCAGAGGTAAAAATTTGGATAACCGTTGGGTTGTTCCACATAATCTATATCTCCTCGCAAAATTTGATTGTCACTTGAATGTAGAAATTTGCTCAACAATCAAAGCAGTCAAATACctttataagtacatttataaaggtcatgatcgtgttgctttcaaCTTGATTCCTGGACAAAACATCCAAGATATagatgaaatccaacaatttcaatCAGCTAGATGGATTGCTCCACCAGAAGccatgtggagaatatatggctttattcttaatgaaatgtatccatcagTTTACAGTTTACATCTacatcttgaagatcaacatcTGGTAGCTTTTCATGCACATAACGACCTTAACAATGTTCTGAGATCTGATTTTACGGCAAAATCAATGTTGActgaatttttttcaacaaatcaaGCTAATGAAAATGCACGAAGACTACTGTACAAAGAATTTCCTGAATCTTTTGTTTGGaaccaaaaacacaaaatatggactccaagaaagaagaaaactgttataggCCGCATTGTTATAGCAAGTCCATTCGAAGGTGAAATGTATTACTTACGGATATTGTTAAATCATATAAGAGATCCTTTATCATTTGACCACATCAAAACAGTTGGCAATGTCACTGCACCAACCTTTCGTGAAGCAGCTACATTATATGGTTTGTTACAAAGAGATACCAGTTTGCAAGATTGTATGCAAGAGGCTTCCTTATACCAAATACCACACAGTTTAAGACggttatttgcaacaattttagTATATTGTAACCCAACAAATCCTAGAGAACTTTGGGAATATTTTGAACAAGATATGTCAAGCGATTTCCAAACAAGTGTTGCAACATCAGCAGATATTAGGACAAAAGTCTTACGAAGCATCTCTTCTACACTTGAATCGATGGGAAAagacataaacatgttccatttAATAGAACATGATGTTTCTTTTGATCAGAATGAAACTGAATCTagggaaataaatgatgaatttgcAGTTTTGATACCAGAAGAAGATCTTATGGCTTCGATGAGTCTTAATCCTGAACAACAACATGCATATAAATCAATTTTACAGAAAGTCGTTCTAAATGAATCTGCTGCATTCTTCATTGATGGTCCTGGTGGAACAGGGAAAACATTCTTATATAAAGCACTTCTCGCTACAGTGATATCAAGAAACTTAATTGCTCTTGCAACTGCATCGtctggtgttgctgcatctattTTACCTGGGGGTCGAACAGCACATTCACGCTTCAAAATTTCATTAGATCTTGACAAAAATAGTACTTGTTGTGTAAGCAAACAAGGTGCTCTTGCCAAATTGTTACGTCTTGCAAAGTTAATCATATGGAATGAAGCACCTATGTCTAGAAAAGAATGTATGCAagcattagataaaatattacgAGACATAACTGATTCAAGATTACTatttggtggaaaaattatCCTATTCGGTGGAGATTTTCGTCAAGTCTTACCTGTGATTCGTAAAGGCACAAGACAAGAAGAAGTTAATGCCAGTTTAGCATCGTCATATTTGTGGTCCACTTTAACTAAGATTAGGTTGAGTGAAAATATGCGAGCAAGATTCGATCCAAActtctcaaattatttacttcagGTCGGAAATGGAACAACACCAATCACAATTGAGAATAAGATCAAAATTTCCAATGAAATGCTCATTCCTTACAAAAATGATGTGGAGTCTTTAGATGATCTGATCGATGCGGTCTTCCAGGATATTGGCagttattcaaaaaatttatccgAAATGACAAATCGAGCTATATTGACACCAAATAACAACTCCGTCGATGAGATAAATACAATACTTATTCAAAGATTTCCTGGTACAGTTACACAATACTATAGCTTCGATGAAACGATTGATACATCAGAACAAGGCATCATGGAGGATTTCTTAAACACATTAACACCAAATGGACTTCCACCCCATGAAttgttactaaaaaaaaattgtcctatCATATTACTCAGAAATGTCAATCCTTCAGAAGGTTTATGCAATGGAACACGTCTTATTTGTCGCAACTTTGAACGAAATATCATTGATGCTGAAATTGCAGTTGGTCACCACACcagaaaaagagttttcataCCAAGGATTCCTTTCTTGCCAAATGCAGAcgataatagtg GCTTCAACATGCGGACTGTCTATACATCAATCAAAAACATTACTCCAAGTACAAGAAATTGGAGCATCAAGATGATTGTGTCAGACAAATCACCCAAATGTACTGCACAACATTcaccaacaaaatatcaaaatctgacaTTGATAGACCCTGAG GGCAACCGACTACAAGCAACAATTTTCGGCAAAGATATAGACCTACGTAATGACATGTTACACATATTCCGGTCTTACTACATCAGTAATGCTTATGTTAAGCCTTTAGATCCCAAGCATAGAATTGAAGCACATGAATACCAGTAG